One genomic window of Pseudoxanthomonas sp. includes the following:
- a CDS encoding EAL domain-containing protein, whose amino-acid sequence MDRLDSRHRPFRSVVQARTVLRFGLLLAVALAVGMGYWVISDRRNRLEGAERQSQALVAGMERVLILELRNIERAMRGIASDAAQLMNAVPGQAPALISESIAGVVERHHEIHSIVLVDGKGAALTRGQGDAGFSRWIDSAAHGQGSALRFGPPVEVEGGRWVLPIALPMPDGGNVPPRWLLTRLYTDELQTMVDGLDAGRDGVASIVGPGDVVLARSLLRQPGIIGRHVAGPSPMALSGDTSRITEHTSQIDGLRRIVAVRGLKPYPLQVWAGLSKREVLAPWVAILVVAVLLYLLYWGGLLLMLRAVRRVDSDQREMLHQLQRNSEHLRLAQHTGKVGAWALEHGSGELAWGGDISRMFGLGGEETASLRTLGRHVHAQDRGMLRRRFVSAWRSHSAFSSEFRLVADDGTERWVVARGGVVQDESGIPRMTGTLVDISERMEAMSRVTDAERQFRLIFDRNPLPFWVHDARTQRFLEVNRAASLQYGFSREQFLTMQLRDICPGGLPDTGGSMQGTVTGFESAHVSQHRRKDGSTLQARIHGSEIRFGGQDAWLVLAEDVSERIEYEKELAYRARHDQTTGLINVQTLGDRLDQGQAPGYQVVYLQLRGLQPIRDSLGREAADNVLRTLAGRLQQWADDFGLAAHQPDEDFVLAILHPQRSAAAIEAAIEAVREPIGDSDGSMQRLDARFGLAEDDGSGHRAERIIGNAALAAHALESAAFEISRYDGALARRYSDRLRLAARLRTAIEQNEFELHFQPIVRVADGGVAALEALVRWPQADGSNIPPSDFIPLCEDTGLIVPLGNWVLRRAAQAQAWLQRQGCGDLPVAVNVSAVQMLQVDLPRELEAACTQAGISPGALHMELTETVVMNRPEQGKATMQRLRDAGVSISLDDFGTGFSSMSYLRHLPLSSIKLDRTFVCDVDRDERNASICRALLQLGHSLGLVMIAEGVERPEELEWLRRYGCDQVQGFLLGRPQPLELALQRVQGVALL is encoded by the coding sequence ATGGATCGTCTCGATTCACGCCATCGTCCATTCCGTTCGGTCGTGCAGGCCCGGACAGTGCTGCGCTTCGGCCTGCTGCTGGCTGTGGCGCTTGCCGTGGGAATGGGCTACTGGGTGATCAGCGACCGGCGCAACCGGCTGGAGGGCGCCGAGCGCCAGAGCCAGGCCTTGGTGGCAGGCATGGAGCGCGTGCTCATCCTGGAGCTGCGTAACATCGAACGGGCCATGCGCGGCATCGCCAGCGACGCGGCCCAGCTCATGAACGCCGTGCCTGGCCAGGCACCGGCACTGATCAGTGAGTCCATCGCCGGCGTGGTGGAACGCCATCACGAGATCCACAGCATCGTGCTGGTCGACGGGAAGGGCGCGGCCCTGACCCGCGGCCAGGGCGATGCGGGTTTTTCCCGATGGATCGACAGCGCGGCCCATGGCCAGGGCAGCGCGCTGCGCTTCGGCCCGCCGGTTGAAGTGGAAGGTGGGCGCTGGGTGCTGCCGATCGCCTTGCCGATGCCCGATGGCGGCAACGTTCCCCCGCGCTGGCTGCTGACTCGCCTGTACACCGATGAGCTGCAGACCATGGTCGATGGCCTGGATGCCGGTCGCGACGGCGTGGCCAGCATCGTCGGTCCAGGGGACGTGGTCCTGGCCCGCAGCCTGCTGCGCCAGCCCGGCATCATCGGTCGCCATGTGGCAGGCCCGTCGCCGATGGCGCTGAGCGGTGACACCTCGCGGATCACCGAACACACCAGCCAAATCGACGGCCTGCGCCGGATCGTGGCGGTGCGCGGGCTGAAGCCCTATCCGCTCCAGGTTTGGGCAGGCCTCTCCAAGCGCGAGGTGCTGGCGCCGTGGGTCGCGATCCTGGTCGTGGCGGTGCTGTTGTACCTGCTGTACTGGGGAGGGTTGTTGCTGATGCTGCGTGCGGTCCGCCGCGTCGACAGCGACCAGCGCGAGATGCTGCATCAGCTCCAGCGCAACAGCGAACACCTGCGGTTGGCCCAGCACACCGGCAAGGTGGGCGCCTGGGCGCTGGAGCATGGAAGCGGTGAGCTGGCCTGGGGCGGCGACATCAGCCGCATGTTCGGCCTGGGCGGCGAGGAGACCGCTTCATTGCGGACCCTTGGCCGCCATGTGCACGCCCAGGACCGCGGCATGCTGCGTCGCCGCTTTGTCAGCGCCTGGCGCAGCCACAGCGCGTTCTCCAGCGAGTTCCGGCTGGTGGCCGACGATGGCACCGAGCGTTGGGTGGTGGCCCGTGGTGGCGTGGTCCAGGACGAGTCGGGCATCCCGCGCATGACCGGCACGTTGGTGGACATCAGCGAGCGCATGGAGGCGATGTCGCGCGTCACCGATGCCGAGCGTCAGTTCCGGCTGATCTTCGACCGCAATCCGCTGCCGTTCTGGGTGCATGACGCGCGCACGCAACGGTTCCTGGAAGTCAATCGCGCCGCGTCGCTGCAGTACGGCTTCAGCCGCGAACAATTCCTGACCATGCAGCTGCGCGACATCTGTCCGGGCGGCCTGCCCGATACCGGAGGGTCGATGCAGGGCACGGTGACCGGCTTCGAAAGCGCGCACGTGTCGCAGCACCGGCGCAAGGATGGTTCGACCCTGCAGGCGCGCATCCATGGCAGCGAGATCCGTTTCGGTGGGCAGGATGCGTGGCTGGTGCTGGCCGAGGATGTCTCGGAACGGATCGAGTACGAAAAGGAGTTGGCCTACCGTGCCCGCCACGACCAGACCACCGGCCTGATCAACGTGCAGACGCTGGGAGATCGCCTGGACCAGGGCCAGGCGCCCGGCTACCAGGTGGTTTACCTGCAGCTGCGCGGATTGCAGCCGATCCGGGATTCGCTGGGCCGGGAGGCCGCCGACAACGTGTTGCGGACCCTGGCCGGGCGCCTGCAGCAATGGGCGGACGACTTCGGCCTGGCTGCGCACCAGCCGGATGAGGATTTCGTGCTGGCGATCCTGCACCCGCAGCGGTCGGCGGCCGCGATTGAAGCGGCGATCGAAGCGGTGCGCGAGCCCATTGGCGACAGCGATGGGTCCATGCAGCGTCTGGACGCGCGCTTCGGCCTGGCCGAGGACGACGGTAGCGGCCATCGCGCCGAGCGCATCATCGGCAATGCCGCACTGGCCGCGCATGCCCTGGAATCGGCTGCGTTCGAGATCTCGCGCTACGACGGCGCCCTGGCCCGCCGCTATAGCGACCGCCTGCGCCTGGCCGCGCGCCTGCGCACGGCGATCGAGCAGAACGAATTCGAGCTGCACTTCCAGCCCATCGTGCGGGTGGCCGATGGCGGCGTGGCCGCGCTGGAAGCCCTGGTGCGCTGGCCGCAGGCCGATGGCAGCAACATCCCGCCCAGTGATTTCATCCCGCTGTGCGAGGACACCGGCCTGATCGTGCCATTGGGCAACTGGGTCCTGCGCCGCGCCGCGCAGGCGCAGGCCTGGCTGCAGCGCCAGGGCTGTGGCGACCTGCCAGTGGCGGTCAACGTCTCCGCGGTGCAGATGCTGCAGGTTGATCTCCCCCGCGAACTGGAAGCGGCCTGCACCCAGGCCGGCATCTCGCCGGGTGCGCTGCACATGGAGCTGACCGAGACGGTGGTGATGAACCGGCCAGAGCAGGGCAAGGCCACCATGCAGCGCCTGCGCGATGCCGGGGTGAGCATTTCGCTGGACGATTTCGGCACTGGTTTCTCGTCGATGTCCTACCTGCGCCACCTGCCGCTGAGCTCGATCAAGCTGGACCGCACCTTCGTCTGCGACGTGGACCGTGATGAACGCAACGCCAGCATCTGTCGCGCGCTGCTGCAGCTGGGCCACAGCCTGGGCCTGGTGATGATTGCCGAAGGCGTCGAACGCCCGGAAGAACTGGAGTGGCTGCGCCGCTACGGTTGCGACCAGGTGCAGGGCTTCCTGCTGGGGCGTCCACAGCCGCTGGAACTGGCCCTGCAGCGCGTCCAGGGCGTGGCACTGCTTTGA
- a CDS encoding discoidin domain-containing protein produces the protein MHRPLPVLAVLLLLACCSPALAAQNDNGLPPRSQWKASSSSTETPAMASSLAFDGDPKTRWGGAFSAGHWLQVDLGAQAGIGGVRIDWDTSHANAYSIQASDDGQAWHTIYQTTDSPGRTEYVLFPTVKARYLRMAAAERTADWGVGVIEFQPLAARDAPRISGVSGQDPATLWSAGPAQTLHKQGRDGYQLDIALPRPQDVAGLEIAWGDTPASATLEARDADGHWTLLAEAPHAFGASTYLAGDAARTVTALRLRTTASASGTPSATRLRLLGPKAVMTPMKRYQLAATGPDAALFPSSLHMQQVYWTVVGIPAGRQKAVFDEYGNLEAFKGAPLVQPVWRDAGGHTAAATVDTKIEHRLREGWMPMPQAQWSPRPGLELTSSAIAIEHNGAPVVLVRHRLRNTGTTPVDGTLSLLTRPMQVSPPWQNGGLSPIREIAVEAAGNAGAVRVNGRQLFQSAGTPDLYGASAFGAHGEGEITRSSAAGTAPQAQQASDPQGLAAGLLGYRVQLAPGAQRDIVLAFALGNEVIDGKTVDEARWPAAPALDLHALLGDADQAGATFDALADALANQWDARLGRIGLSLPDASLVDMLRAQAAYMLLNQSGPAMQPGPRNYNRSFIRDGSATAAVLLRMGMAKTARDYLHWYSSHAVHENGLVSPILNDDGSVNTGFGSDLEYDAQGEYLWLVAEIARLDGGAQTVREYQPQVTRALKFLQELRERTLVPGYQADRPMPERFAGILAPSISHEGYSVPTHSYWDNYWALRGWHDGAWLAEQWGDHATAQWARAQYQLLHDSLAASIRTTMRWKGIDTLPADADQGGSDPTSVSIALDPTGAQDVLPADALANTFDRYLSEVRKRDAPDALYAYTPYEMRNVLTYVHLDRPADAEFMLRHVVGDRRPADWQELAEVIYSDKRHAIYLGDMPHTWIGAEYARSLFGMLMFEGDDALSLLPGAPPSWVAGPGLKIDGLPTAYGTLAMQARQQGQRLTITLGKGLKANSALKVYWPNRQAPTSVTVDGAPVRDFDAKGLRLKKPFRTLVAQW, from the coding sequence ATGCATCGCCCCCTCCCGGTCCTGGCCGTCCTGCTCCTGCTGGCCTGCTGCAGCCCCGCCCTGGCCGCGCAGAACGACAATGGCCTGCCGCCGCGCAGCCAGTGGAAAGCCAGCAGCTCATCCACCGAAACGCCCGCAATGGCCTCATCGCTGGCATTCGACGGCGACCCGAAGACCCGGTGGGGCGGCGCGTTCTCGGCCGGCCACTGGCTGCAGGTGGACCTTGGCGCGCAGGCCGGGATCGGCGGGGTGCGGATCGACTGGGATACCAGCCACGCCAACGCCTATTCGATCCAGGCCTCGGACGATGGCCAGGCCTGGCACACCATCTACCAGACCACCGACAGCCCGGGCCGCACCGAGTACGTGCTGTTCCCCACGGTGAAAGCGCGCTACCTGCGCATGGCCGCGGCCGAGCGCACCGCCGACTGGGGCGTGGGCGTGATCGAATTCCAGCCCCTGGCAGCGCGCGACGCGCCCAGGATCAGCGGCGTCAGCGGCCAGGACCCGGCCACGCTGTGGAGCGCCGGCCCAGCGCAGACGCTGCACAAGCAGGGTCGCGATGGCTATCAGCTGGACATCGCCCTGCCCCGGCCGCAGGACGTCGCCGGCCTGGAAATCGCCTGGGGCGACACCCCGGCCAGCGCCACCCTGGAAGCGCGCGATGCCGATGGCCACTGGACGTTGCTGGCCGAAGCGCCGCACGCGTTCGGCGCTTCGACCTATCTGGCTGGCGATGCGGCGCGCACCGTCACCGCGCTGCGCCTGCGCACCACGGCTTCGGCCAGCGGCACGCCCAGCGCGACCCGCCTGCGCCTGCTCGGGCCGAAAGCAGTAATGACACCGATGAAGCGCTACCAGCTGGCTGCGACCGGGCCAGACGCGGCACTGTTCCCGTCATCGCTGCACATGCAGCAGGTGTACTGGACGGTGGTCGGCATTCCGGCCGGACGACAGAAGGCGGTGTTCGACGAATACGGCAACCTGGAGGCCTTCAAGGGCGCGCCGTTGGTGCAGCCGGTGTGGCGCGATGCCGGTGGCCACACCGCAGCCGCCACGGTGGACACGAAAATCGAACACCGCCTGCGCGAAGGCTGGATGCCGATGCCGCAGGCGCAGTGGTCGCCGCGGCCTGGGCTGGAACTGACCAGCAGCGCGATCGCGATTGAACACAACGGCGCACCGGTGGTCCTGGTCCGCCATCGGCTACGCAACACCGGCACCACGCCGGTCGACGGCACCCTGTCGCTGCTGACCCGGCCGATGCAGGTCAGCCCGCCCTGGCAGAACGGCGGCCTGTCGCCGATCCGCGAGATCGCCGTGGAAGCGGCCGGCAATGCTGGCGCTGTCAGGGTCAATGGGCGCCAGCTGTTCCAGAGTGCCGGCACGCCCGATCTGTATGGTGCTTCGGCATTCGGCGCGCATGGCGAAGGCGAGATCACCCGTTCCTCCGCGGCCGGCACTGCGCCTCAGGCGCAACAGGCCAGCGATCCACAAGGACTGGCCGCAGGCCTGCTCGGCTATCGCGTGCAACTGGCACCGGGCGCGCAGCGCGATATCGTGCTGGCCTTCGCGCTGGGCAATGAAGTGATCGACGGCAAGACCGTGGACGAGGCGCGCTGGCCTGCTGCGCCTGCACTGGACCTGCACGCATTGCTGGGCGATGCCGACCAGGCCGGGGCGACGTTCGATGCGCTGGCCGACGCGCTGGCCAATCAGTGGGACGCGCGCCTGGGCAGGATCGGCCTGTCGCTGCCCGATGCCTCGCTGGTGGACATGCTGCGTGCGCAGGCCGCTTACATGCTGCTCAACCAGAGTGGCCCGGCGATGCAGCCCGGTCCGCGCAACTACAACCGTTCCTTCATTCGCGATGGCTCGGCGACCGCGGCGGTGCTGCTGCGCATGGGCATGGCGAAAACGGCACGCGATTACCTGCACTGGTACAGCAGCCATGCCGTGCACGAAAACGGCCTGGTCTCGCCGATCCTCAACGACGATGGTTCGGTGAATACCGGCTTCGGATCGGACCTGGAATACGACGCCCAAGGCGAATATCTGTGGCTGGTTGCGGAGATCGCACGCCTGGACGGTGGTGCACAGACCGTGCGCGAATACCAGCCGCAAGTGACCCGCGCACTGAAGTTCCTGCAGGAGCTGCGCGAACGCACCTTGGTGCCTGGCTATCAGGCAGACCGGCCGATGCCCGAGCGCTTCGCCGGCATCCTGGCACCCTCGATCAGCCACGAAGGCTATTCGGTCCCCACCCACAGTTACTGGGACAACTACTGGGCACTGCGCGGCTGGCATGACGGCGCCTGGCTGGCCGAACAATGGGGCGATCACGCAACCGCGCAGTGGGCGCGCGCGCAGTACCAGCTGCTGCACGACTCACTGGCCGCTTCCATCCGCACAACCATGCGCTGGAAAGGCATCGACACCCTTCCGGCGGATGCCGACCAGGGCGGCAGCGATCCGACCAGCGTGTCGATCGCACTCGACCCCACCGGCGCGCAGGACGTGTTGCCGGCCGACGCGCTGGCCAACACCTTCGACCGTTACCTGAGCGAGGTGCGCAAGCGCGACGCGCCCGATGCGCTCTATGCGTACACGCCGTACGAAATGCGCAACGTGCTGACCTACGTGCACCTGGACCGGCCGGCCGATGCCGAATTCATGCTCAGGCACGTGGTCGGTGATCGGCGGCCGGCCGACTGGCAGGAACTGGCCGAGGTCATCTACTCGGACAAGCGCCACGCAATCTATCTCGGCGACATGCCGCACACCTGGATCGGCGCCGAATACGCGCGCAGCCTGTTCGGCATGCTGATGTTCGAAGGCGACGATGCGCTGTCGCTGTTGCCAGGCGCGCCGCCGTCGTGGGTCGCCGGCCCCGGCCTGAAGATCGACGGCCTGCCCACTGCCTACGGCACGCTGGCGATGCAGGCCCGGCAGCAAGGCCAGCGCCTGACCATCACCCTGGGCAAGGGCCTGAAAGCCAACAGCGCCCTGAAGGTCTACTGGCCCAACCGCCAGGCGCCGACATCCGTCACCGTCGATGGCGCGCCGGTGCGCGACTTCGATGCGAAAGGCCTGCGCCTGAAGAAGCCTTTCAGGACGCTGGTGGCACAGTGGTGA
- a CDS encoding oxygenase MpaB family protein: protein MSMLRTLVRPATQPIRRWVLGAFPCGQSGLDYDHPAGDAGLFGPDSVTWRIHADFPGMLSGGLSSLMLQALHPRALAGVHDHSNFRGDLVGRLRRTTAFVAGTTYASTGQARQLIERVRGIHHHVRGSTADGQPYAADDPDLLTWVHVTEAHGFLQGYRMYCRSVPDAMADCYYDEVRRVAEALGAKDVPASQAQVRDYFATMQPQLRFDERSREVMEVLARIALPVPVAGISRDLFLGAAVALLPDWALPLLAIGRGQRARAALASTTLRGMAPLFRAALTDGVSARACARMDVSTTTLHHWP, encoded by the coding sequence ATGTCGATGCTGCGTACCCTGGTCCGGCCCGCCACGCAGCCCATCCGTCGCTGGGTGCTGGGCGCCTTCCCGTGTGGGCAATCCGGCCTGGATTACGACCATCCGGCCGGCGATGCGGGGCTGTTCGGCCCCGATAGCGTGACCTGGCGCATCCATGCTGACTTCCCGGGCATGCTGTCCGGCGGACTGTCGTCGTTGATGCTGCAGGCCCTGCATCCGCGCGCGCTGGCCGGGGTCCATGACCACTCCAATTTCCGTGGCGACCTGGTCGGAAGGCTGCGTAGGACGACGGCCTTCGTCGCCGGCACCACCTACGCTTCGACCGGGCAGGCACGGCAACTGATCGAGCGGGTGCGTGGTATCCATCACCACGTCCGTGGCAGCACCGCCGACGGCCAGCCCTATGCCGCCGATGATCCAGACCTGCTGACCTGGGTGCACGTGACCGAGGCCCATGGTTTCCTGCAGGGCTACCGCATGTACTGCCGGTCTGTGCCCGATGCGATGGCCGACTGCTATTACGACGAGGTGCGCCGGGTGGCCGAAGCCCTCGGTGCCAAGGATGTGCCGGCCTCGCAGGCGCAGGTCCGCGACTACTTCGCCACCATGCAGCCGCAGCTGCGATTCGATGAGCGCTCGCGCGAAGTGATGGAAGTCCTGGCCCGGATCGCGCTGCCGGTGCCGGTCGCGGGGATCTCGCGCGACCTGTTCCTGGGGGCCGCGGTGGCGCTGCTGCCGGACTGGGCCTTGCCGCTGCTCGCCATCGGCAGGGGACAACGGGCACGGGCCGCGCTGGCGTCGACCACCTTGCGCGGGATGGCGCCGCTGTTCCGTGCCGCGCTCACCGACGGTGTATCCGCACGGGCCTGCGCGCGCATGGACGTGTCCACGACCACGCTGCACCACTGGCCGTGA